Proteins encoded within one genomic window of Apis mellifera strain DH4 linkage group LG1, Amel_HAv3.1, whole genome shotgun sequence:
- the LOC113219403 gene encoding thioredoxin domain-containing protein 12-like, protein MNHRIKYLSILNLINLANHIGNKFVNNGDSNYEADFERLFKWKSLKCGFQEVKIVQKPIFLFIYKVQCPSCQKLKQKFSKSIHLMDLSNRFIMIKADVESDKILNQKKFKPDGGYVPRILFFTSDGDFIQEAYNKCADADKQYKFFYKNPSQIIYTMLLVLNNYSKEPLPIIFQYEQLLNLENCDMENDIIIPTLIH, encoded by the exons atgaatcatcGCATCAAATATCTCagtattttaaacttaatcaATTTAGCAAATCATATAGGAAATAAGTTTGTTAATAATGGAGATTCAAATTATGAAGCTGATTTTGAACGATTGTTCAAATGGAAATCTCTTAAATGTGGTTTCCAAGAGGTTAAgatcgtccagaaaccaatatttttatttatctataaagtACAATGTCCTTCttgtcaaaaattaaaacagaaattttcgaaatctatACATTTGATGGATCTTAGCAATCG ttttataatgataaaagcgGATGTGGaaagtgataaaattttaaatcaaaaaaagtttAAGCCAGATGGCGGATATGTACctagaatattattctttacatCTGATGGCGACTTCATTCAGGAAGCTTATAATAAATGTGCAGATGCAgacaaacaatataaatttttttataaaaatccttcacaaattatatatactatgctGCTTGTTTTGAACAATTATTCCAAAGAACCATTACCAATAATATTTCAGTatgaacaattattaaatttggaaaattgtgaCATGGAAAATGACATTATTATTCCAACTTTAAtacattga
- the LOC409860 gene encoding GPI ethanolamine phosphate transferase 3 isoform X1 has translation MSKLWNYLIFQGWISYMMTASLLVFTSGFLLNRIVRPERAECKYCTHSECNIQELLQKPETAAITCLNRKSRVVLLIIDALKYDFAYWYDNNTYTSSYYHNKLPIIHELLQNQPMNSRLYKFIADPPTTTMQRLKGLTTGTLPTFIDIGSNFASESINEDNIVDQNIAKGIVFMGDDTWTNLFPGKFKRQFPSPSFNVWDLDSVDKDVRYRIFFEMKKKDWSLLIAHVLGIDHCGHKHGANHPEMSRKLNDTNTLIKEIIKSLEEDTVLFVVGDHGMTESGDHGGDSNNEIEAAMFVYSMIPLLKYDLSNNIVNQIDLVPTLASILGIPIPFSNLGSIIINSIPSSTKNGKLEDDLWYLLHSLWRNIAQTKKYINVYSADNYLFSNEQLQNLEHMYNYLFNQIKSITTIEEFESFIINSQNYFKLLKNTCSEVWVQFDFSLMSKGLFLMFCTLFFFYLIISIPENRMSKIFQSSFLQYSILVNLITALIISFLFFFSLLEELKNTILFMTSIISIILLAMLIIKNWDVISLKLYDYRKLKKIMYVTRIILLFTICNLFSNSYIIEEGSMLSFLVVTLFWLFVFNLKRKDMNENIERKTKPFLKSQTKSNLKIIIIVTGLIACISIRLSYCYWRCREEQQYICSTFVIGKTGSITSDNLLIVTLIILALYITIIRLWLKNCGNLSGFSPSVLVGQYCPVIIGICMGCFWILQRLPKFLKIKFTLSWQINMLPNIVYALSLFAIFVLYYRPLSIFLLPNKKESINIYHDENIVPRLFKKIKESIYCKNVEINQTPIVYGLSTAYSATFISLSLFLMLLYSLLLGDILSPSTFLMFICCASVLGLLAIERHRNANNISELVEVPTPILLCWFLIAEYFFYGTGHQPTFPTIHWDAAFVGTGGHFYGTFFAAILIGINTFGSHIILGATLPLLVIVPFTFYLVFPNLAKAKFSENDMKRGELLLFEQDSMFHAAIFSVAGKYILLHAIRTFSSMLATTIHCRHLMVWKIFAPKLIFEGLGLLVTLSSVLASFYMVFRIDQQMEHLISRMTKGR, from the exons atgagTAAACtatggaattatttaatatttcaaggaTGGATTTCATATATGATGACAGCCAGTTTATTAGTTTTTACGAGTGGCTTTTTGCTGAATCGTATTGTCAGACCAGAACGTGCGGAATGTAAATATTGTACACATTCTGAATGCAACATTCAAGAACTTCTTCAAAAACCCGAAACTGCCGCAATTACATGCCTTAACCGAAAATCACGTgttgtattattaatcatagatgccttaaaatatgattttgcaTATTGGtatgataataatacttaCACTTCatcttattatcataataagttACCAATAATTCATGAATTGTTACAAAATCAACCAATGAATTCACGTTTGTATAAGTTCATAGCAGATCCTCCAACAACAACTATGCAACGATTAAAGGGTCTTACCACAGGTACATTACCTACCTTTATTGATATTGGATCTAACTTTGCTTCTGAAAGCATTAATGAAGATAATATTGTTGATCAAAACATTGCTAAAGGCATTGTTTTTATGGGTGATGATACTTGGACTAATTTATTTCCTGGTAAATTTAAACGTCAGTTTCCATCACCATCCTTTAATGTTTGGGATCTGGATAGTGTTGATAAAGATGTTagatatcgtatattttttgaaatgaagaagaaagattggTCTCTTCTTATAGCACATGTTCTTGGAATTGATCATTGTGGACATAAACATGGTGCTAATCATCCTGAAATGagtagaaaattaaatgatacaaatactcttataaaagaaatcattaaaTCTTTAGAAGAAGATACAGTACTTTTTGTTGTTGGTGATCATGGAATGACAGAAAGCGGTGATCATGGTGGTGATAGCAACAATGAAATTGAAGCTGCCATGTTTGTTTATTCTATGATTcctcttttaaaatatgatctatctaataatattgtaaaccAAATTGATCTTGTTCCTACATTGGCATCAATTCTTGGAATACCTAtaccattttcaaatttaggatctattataattaattcaataccTAGTTCaacaaaaaatggaaaattagaaGATGATTTATGgtatttattacattcattGTGGAGGAATATTGCAcagacaaaaaaatatataaatgtatattctgcagataattatctattttctaaTGAACAACTTCAAAATTTGGaacatatgtataattatctattcaaTCAGATTAAAAGCATAACTACTATTGAGGaatttgaatcttttattataaatagtcaAAATTACTTCAAACTTCTTAAAAATACATGTTCTGAAGTTTGGGTTCAATTTGATTTTAGTTTAATGTCAAaaggtttatttttaatgttttgtactttgttttttttttatctcattatTAGCATTCCAGAAAATCGTAtgtctaaaatatttcaatcatcatttttacaatattctattttagtaaatttaattactgcattaataattagttttttatttttctttagtcttttagaagaattaaaaaatactattttatttatgactagtataatatctataatattattagctatgttaattattaaaaattgggatgtaatttcattaaaattatatgattatcgaaaattaaaaaaaataatgtatgttACAAGAATAATACTTCTTTTCacaatatgtaatttattttctaatagctATATTATTGAAGAAGGCAGTATGTTATCTTTTTTAGTTGTTACACTTTTTTGGCTTTttgtgtttaatttaaaaagaaaagatatgaatgaaaatatagaaagaaaaacaaaaccatttttaaaatcacagacaaaatcaaatttgaaaataattataatagttacTGGTTTAATAGCATGTATTTCTATACGATTATCTTATTGTTATTGGCGTTGTAGAGAAGaacaacaatatatatgttCTACATTTGTAATTGGCAAAACAGGTTCTATAACATCAGACAATTTACTTATTGTCACCTTAATTATACttgcattatatattacaataataagattatGGTTAAAAAATTGTGGAAATCTTTCTGGTTTCTCTCCCAGTGTTTTGGTAGGACAATATTGTCCTGTTATAATTGGTATTTGTATGGGTTGTTTCTGGATTCTTCAAAGATTaccaaaatttcttaaaataaaatttacattatcttGGCAAATAAATATGTTGCCTAATATAGTATATGCATTGAGTCTGTTTGCAATTTTTGTACTATATTATCGTCCACTCAGTATATTTCTACTACCAAACAAAAaggaatcaattaatatatatcatgatgaaaatatagtaccacgattatttaagaaaataaaggaatcaatttattgcaaaaatgtagaaataaatcaaacacCAATTGTTTATGGTTTGAGCACTGCATATAGTGCCACATTTATCTCATTAAGTCTATTTCTTATGttgttatattctttattattaggaGATATATTATCACCTAGTAcctttttaatgtttatatgtTGTGCCTCTGTTTTGGGTTTATTGGCAATAGAAAGACATAGAAAtgctaataatatat cTGAACTTGTAGAAGTACCTACTCCTATACTATTGTGTTGGTTTTTAATAgcagaatatttcttttatggaACTGGACATCAACCAACTTTTCCCACTATTCATTGGGATGCTGCTTTTGTTGGAACAGGTGGACATTTCTATGGAACATTTTTTGCAGCAATTTTGATag gaATAAATACATTTGGATCACATATTATATTAGGTGCAACATTACCATTATTAGTTATTGTACCATTTACTTTCTATCTTGTATTTCCGAACTTAGCTAAAGCAAAATTTTCGGAAAATGATATGAAAAGAGgagaattattgttatttgagCAAGATTCTATGTTTCATGCTGCTATCTTCTCAGTTGcaggaaaatatatacttcttCATGCAATCAga aCATTCAGCAGTATGCTTGCTACAACGATTCATTGTCGACATTTAATGGTTTGGAAAATCTTTGCaccgaaattaatatttgaaggcTTGGGATTATTGGTAACCTTAAGCAGTGTGCTAGCATCTTTCTATATGGTGTTTAGAATTGATCAACAAATGGAACATCTTATATCCAGAATGACAAAAGGCagatga
- the LOC409860 gene encoding GPI ethanolamine phosphate transferase 3 isoform X2, whose amino-acid sequence MMTASLLVFTSGFLLNRIVRPERAECKYCTHSECNIQELLQKPETAAITCLNRKSRVVLLIIDALKYDFAYWYDNNTYTSSYYHNKLPIIHELLQNQPMNSRLYKFIADPPTTTMQRLKGLTTGTLPTFIDIGSNFASESINEDNIVDQNIAKGIVFMGDDTWTNLFPGKFKRQFPSPSFNVWDLDSVDKDVRYRIFFEMKKKDWSLLIAHVLGIDHCGHKHGANHPEMSRKLNDTNTLIKEIIKSLEEDTVLFVVGDHGMTESGDHGGDSNNEIEAAMFVYSMIPLLKYDLSNNIVNQIDLVPTLASILGIPIPFSNLGSIIINSIPSSTKNGKLEDDLWYLLHSLWRNIAQTKKYINVYSADNYLFSNEQLQNLEHMYNYLFNQIKSITTIEEFESFIINSQNYFKLLKNTCSEVWVQFDFSLMSKGLFLMFCTLFFFYLIISIPENRMSKIFQSSFLQYSILVNLITALIISFLFFFSLLEELKNTILFMTSIISIILLAMLIIKNWDVISLKLYDYRKLKKIMYVTRIILLFTICNLFSNSYIIEEGSMLSFLVVTLFWLFVFNLKRKDMNENIERKTKPFLKSQTKSNLKIIIIVTGLIACISIRLSYCYWRCREEQQYICSTFVIGKTGSITSDNLLIVTLIILALYITIIRLWLKNCGNLSGFSPSVLVGQYCPVIIGICMGCFWILQRLPKFLKIKFTLSWQINMLPNIVYALSLFAIFVLYYRPLSIFLLPNKKESINIYHDENIVPRLFKKIKESIYCKNVEINQTPIVYGLSTAYSATFISLSLFLMLLYSLLLGDILSPSTFLMFICCASVLGLLAIERHRNANNISELVEVPTPILLCWFLIAEYFFYGTGHQPTFPTIHWDAAFVGTGGHFYGTFFAAILIGINTFGSHIILGATLPLLVIVPFTFYLVFPNLAKAKFSENDMKRGELLLFEQDSMFHAAIFSVAGKYILLHAIRTFSSMLATTIHCRHLMVWKIFAPKLIFEGLGLLVTLSSVLASFYMVFRIDQQMEHLISRMTKGR is encoded by the exons ATGATGACAGCCAGTTTATTAGTTTTTACGAGTGGCTTTTTGCTGAATCGTATTGTCAGACCAGAACGTGCGGAATGTAAATATTGTACACATTCTGAATGCAACATTCAAGAACTTCTTCAAAAACCCGAAACTGCCGCAATTACATGCCTTAACCGAAAATCACGTgttgtattattaatcatagatgccttaaaatatgattttgcaTATTGGtatgataataatacttaCACTTCatcttattatcataataagttACCAATAATTCATGAATTGTTACAAAATCAACCAATGAATTCACGTTTGTATAAGTTCATAGCAGATCCTCCAACAACAACTATGCAACGATTAAAGGGTCTTACCACAGGTACATTACCTACCTTTATTGATATTGGATCTAACTTTGCTTCTGAAAGCATTAATGAAGATAATATTGTTGATCAAAACATTGCTAAAGGCATTGTTTTTATGGGTGATGATACTTGGACTAATTTATTTCCTGGTAAATTTAAACGTCAGTTTCCATCACCATCCTTTAATGTTTGGGATCTGGATAGTGTTGATAAAGATGTTagatatcgtatattttttgaaatgaagaagaaagattggTCTCTTCTTATAGCACATGTTCTTGGAATTGATCATTGTGGACATAAACATGGTGCTAATCATCCTGAAATGagtagaaaattaaatgatacaaatactcttataaaagaaatcattaaaTCTTTAGAAGAAGATACAGTACTTTTTGTTGTTGGTGATCATGGAATGACAGAAAGCGGTGATCATGGTGGTGATAGCAACAATGAAATTGAAGCTGCCATGTTTGTTTATTCTATGATTcctcttttaaaatatgatctatctaataatattgtaaaccAAATTGATCTTGTTCCTACATTGGCATCAATTCTTGGAATACCTAtaccattttcaaatttaggatctattataattaattcaataccTAGTTCaacaaaaaatggaaaattagaaGATGATTTATGgtatttattacattcattGTGGAGGAATATTGCAcagacaaaaaaatatataaatgtatattctgcagataattatctattttctaaTGAACAACTTCAAAATTTGGaacatatgtataattatctattcaaTCAGATTAAAAGCATAACTACTATTGAGGaatttgaatcttttattataaatagtcaAAATTACTTCAAACTTCTTAAAAATACATGTTCTGAAGTTTGGGTTCAATTTGATTTTAGTTTAATGTCAAaaggtttatttttaatgttttgtactttgttttttttttatctcattatTAGCATTCCAGAAAATCGTAtgtctaaaatatttcaatcatcatttttacaatattctattttagtaaatttaattactgcattaataattagttttttatttttctttagtcttttagaagaattaaaaaatactattttatttatgactagtataatatctataatattattagctatgttaattattaaaaattgggatgtaatttcattaaaattatatgattatcgaaaattaaaaaaaataatgtatgttACAAGAATAATACTTCTTTTCacaatatgtaatttattttctaatagctATATTATTGAAGAAGGCAGTATGTTATCTTTTTTAGTTGTTACACTTTTTTGGCTTTttgtgtttaatttaaaaagaaaagatatgaatgaaaatatagaaagaaaaacaaaaccatttttaaaatcacagacaaaatcaaatttgaaaataattataatagttacTGGTTTAATAGCATGTATTTCTATACGATTATCTTATTGTTATTGGCGTTGTAGAGAAGaacaacaatatatatgttCTACATTTGTAATTGGCAAAACAGGTTCTATAACATCAGACAATTTACTTATTGTCACCTTAATTATACttgcattatatattacaataataagattatGGTTAAAAAATTGTGGAAATCTTTCTGGTTTCTCTCCCAGTGTTTTGGTAGGACAATATTGTCCTGTTATAATTGGTATTTGTATGGGTTGTTTCTGGATTCTTCAAAGATTaccaaaatttcttaaaataaaatttacattatcttGGCAAATAAATATGTTGCCTAATATAGTATATGCATTGAGTCTGTTTGCAATTTTTGTACTATATTATCGTCCACTCAGTATATTTCTACTACCAAACAAAAaggaatcaattaatatatatcatgatgaaaatatagtaccacgattatttaagaaaataaaggaatcaatttattgcaaaaatgtagaaataaatcaaacacCAATTGTTTATGGTTTGAGCACTGCATATAGTGCCACATTTATCTCATTAAGTCTATTTCTTATGttgttatattctttattattaggaGATATATTATCACCTAGTAcctttttaatgtttatatgtTGTGCCTCTGTTTTGGGTTTATTGGCAATAGAAAGACATAGAAAtgctaataatatat cTGAACTTGTAGAAGTACCTACTCCTATACTATTGTGTTGGTTTTTAATAgcagaatatttcttttatggaACTGGACATCAACCAACTTTTCCCACTATTCATTGGGATGCTGCTTTTGTTGGAACAGGTGGACATTTCTATGGAACATTTTTTGCAGCAATTTTGATag gaATAAATACATTTGGATCACATATTATATTAGGTGCAACATTACCATTATTAGTTATTGTACCATTTACTTTCTATCTTGTATTTCCGAACTTAGCTAAAGCAAAATTTTCGGAAAATGATATGAAAAGAGgagaattattgttatttgagCAAGATTCTATGTTTCATGCTGCTATCTTCTCAGTTGcaggaaaatatatacttcttCATGCAATCAga aCATTCAGCAGTATGCTTGCTACAACGATTCATTGTCGACATTTAATGGTTTGGAAAATCTTTGCaccgaaattaatatttgaaggcTTGGGATTATTGGTAACCTTAAGCAGTGTGCTAGCATCTTTCTATATGGTGTTTAGAATTGATCAACAAATGGAACATCTTATATCCAGAATGACAAAAGGCagatga
- the LOC409860 gene encoding GPI ethanolamine phosphate transferase 3 isoform X3, translated as MSKLWNYLIFQGWISYMMTASLLVFTSGFLLNRIVRPERAECKYCTHSECNIQELLQKPETAAITCLNRKSRVVLLIIDALKYDFAYWYDNNTYTSSYYHNKLPIIHELLQNQPMNSRLYKFIADPPTTTMQRLKGLTTGTLPTFIDIGSNFASESINEDNIVDQNIAKGIVFMGDDTWTNLFPGKFKRQFPSPSFNVWDLDSVDKDVRYRIFFEMKKKDWSLLIAHVLGIDHCGHKHGANHPEMSRKLNDTNTLIKEIIKSLEEDTVLFVVGDHGMTESGDHGGDSNNEIEAAMFVYSMIPLLKYDLSNNIVNQIDLVPTLASILGIPIPFSNLGSIIINSIPSSTKNGKLEDDLWYLLHSLWRNIAQTKKYINVYSADNYLFSNEQLQNLEHMYNYLFNQIKSITTIEEFESFIINSQNYFKLLKNTCSEVWVQFDFSLMSKGLFLMFCTLFFFYLIISIPENRMSKIFQSSFLQYSILVNLITALIISFLFFFSLLEELKNTILFMTSIISIILLAMLIIKNWDVISLKLYDYRKLKKIMYVTRIILLFTICNLFSNSYIIEEGSMLSFLVVTLFWLFVFNLKRKDMNENIERKTKPFLKSQTKSNLKIIIIVTGLIACISIRLSYCYWRCREEQQYICSTFVIGKTGSITSDNLLIVTLIILALYITIIRLWLKNCGNLSGFSPSVLVGQYCPVIIGICMGCFWILQRLPKFLKIKFTLSWQINMLPNIVYALSLFAIFVLYYRPLSIFLLPNKKESINIYHDENIVPRLFKKIKESIYCKNVEINQTPIVYGLSTAYSATFISLSLFLMLLYSLLLGDILSPSTFLMFICCASVLGLLAIERHRNANNISELVEVPTPILLCWFLIAEYFFYGTGHQPTFPTIHWDAAFVGTGGHFYGTFFAAILIGINTFGSHIILGATLPLLVIVPFTFYLVFPNLAKAKFSENDMKRGELLLFEQDSMFHAAIFSVAGKYILLHAIRM; from the exons atgagTAAACtatggaattatttaatatttcaaggaTGGATTTCATATATGATGACAGCCAGTTTATTAGTTTTTACGAGTGGCTTTTTGCTGAATCGTATTGTCAGACCAGAACGTGCGGAATGTAAATATTGTACACATTCTGAATGCAACATTCAAGAACTTCTTCAAAAACCCGAAACTGCCGCAATTACATGCCTTAACCGAAAATCACGTgttgtattattaatcatagatgccttaaaatatgattttgcaTATTGGtatgataataatacttaCACTTCatcttattatcataataagttACCAATAATTCATGAATTGTTACAAAATCAACCAATGAATTCACGTTTGTATAAGTTCATAGCAGATCCTCCAACAACAACTATGCAACGATTAAAGGGTCTTACCACAGGTACATTACCTACCTTTATTGATATTGGATCTAACTTTGCTTCTGAAAGCATTAATGAAGATAATATTGTTGATCAAAACATTGCTAAAGGCATTGTTTTTATGGGTGATGATACTTGGACTAATTTATTTCCTGGTAAATTTAAACGTCAGTTTCCATCACCATCCTTTAATGTTTGGGATCTGGATAGTGTTGATAAAGATGTTagatatcgtatattttttgaaatgaagaagaaagattggTCTCTTCTTATAGCACATGTTCTTGGAATTGATCATTGTGGACATAAACATGGTGCTAATCATCCTGAAATGagtagaaaattaaatgatacaaatactcttataaaagaaatcattaaaTCTTTAGAAGAAGATACAGTACTTTTTGTTGTTGGTGATCATGGAATGACAGAAAGCGGTGATCATGGTGGTGATAGCAACAATGAAATTGAAGCTGCCATGTTTGTTTATTCTATGATTcctcttttaaaatatgatctatctaataatattgtaaaccAAATTGATCTTGTTCCTACATTGGCATCAATTCTTGGAATACCTAtaccattttcaaatttaggatctattataattaattcaataccTAGTTCaacaaaaaatggaaaattagaaGATGATTTATGgtatttattacattcattGTGGAGGAATATTGCAcagacaaaaaaatatataaatgtatattctgcagataattatctattttctaaTGAACAACTTCAAAATTTGGaacatatgtataattatctattcaaTCAGATTAAAAGCATAACTACTATTGAGGaatttgaatcttttattataaatagtcaAAATTACTTCAAACTTCTTAAAAATACATGTTCTGAAGTTTGGGTTCAATTTGATTTTAGTTTAATGTCAAaaggtttatttttaatgttttgtactttgttttttttttatctcattatTAGCATTCCAGAAAATCGTAtgtctaaaatatttcaatcatcatttttacaatattctattttagtaaatttaattactgcattaataattagttttttatttttctttagtcttttagaagaattaaaaaatactattttatttatgactagtataatatctataatattattagctatgttaattattaaaaattgggatgtaatttcattaaaattatatgattatcgaaaattaaaaaaaataatgtatgttACAAGAATAATACTTCTTTTCacaatatgtaatttattttctaatagctATATTATTGAAGAAGGCAGTATGTTATCTTTTTTAGTTGTTACACTTTTTTGGCTTTttgtgtttaatttaaaaagaaaagatatgaatgaaaatatagaaagaaaaacaaaaccatttttaaaatcacagacaaaatcaaatttgaaaataattataatagttacTGGTTTAATAGCATGTATTTCTATACGATTATCTTATTGTTATTGGCGTTGTAGAGAAGaacaacaatatatatgttCTACATTTGTAATTGGCAAAACAGGTTCTATAACATCAGACAATTTACTTATTGTCACCTTAATTATACttgcattatatattacaataataagattatGGTTAAAAAATTGTGGAAATCTTTCTGGTTTCTCTCCCAGTGTTTTGGTAGGACAATATTGTCCTGTTATAATTGGTATTTGTATGGGTTGTTTCTGGATTCTTCAAAGATTaccaaaatttcttaaaataaaatttacattatcttGGCAAATAAATATGTTGCCTAATATAGTATATGCATTGAGTCTGTTTGCAATTTTTGTACTATATTATCGTCCACTCAGTATATTTCTACTACCAAACAAAAaggaatcaattaatatatatcatgatgaaaatatagtaccacgattatttaagaaaataaaggaatcaatttattgcaaaaatgtagaaataaatcaaacacCAATTGTTTATGGTTTGAGCACTGCATATAGTGCCACATTTATCTCATTAAGTCTATTTCTTATGttgttatattctttattattaggaGATATATTATCACCTAGTAcctttttaatgtttatatgtTGTGCCTCTGTTTTGGGTTTATTGGCAATAGAAAGACATAGAAAtgctaataatatat cTGAACTTGTAGAAGTACCTACTCCTATACTATTGTGTTGGTTTTTAATAgcagaatatttcttttatggaACTGGACATCAACCAACTTTTCCCACTATTCATTGGGATGCTGCTTTTGTTGGAACAGGTGGACATTTCTATGGAACATTTTTTGCAGCAATTTTGATag gaATAAATACATTTGGATCACATATTATATTAGGTGCAACATTACCATTATTAGTTATTGTACCATTTACTTTCTATCTTGTATTTCCGAACTTAGCTAAAGCAAAATTTTCGGAAAATGATATGAAAAGAGgagaattattgttatttgagCAAGATTCTATGTTTCATGCTGCTATCTTCTCAGTTGcaggaaaatatatacttcttCATGCAATCAga atgtaa